GGATAGAGACAAGAAACTTGGCGACTTCCTGAATGCCTCGGAGAAGTCTGTCTCCGACCAACCAAGGCTCATCAACAGGTTGCGCTTAGCCTCAACTTTTTCTTTACTGACAGTTTGGAGAATGTAAAGGGCCCATAGATACATTGGAGATAGCCTAGGCATCCCCATCTCATCGGCTCTATCGACCAAAACATGAAGTGCTTCTGGTTTCTGGCCAACAAATCCTGGGTGGTATCTCGCTGCTCGAGACACTCTATCTTCAGAAATACCGCACTCTTCCCTCAGGAACTTTAAGTTAGGAAGTATTCTTTTCTCAAGGCTGTACCAGAGACACCAACGATTCTTCTTGACAATCTTGACGAGAAGCTCCCTCGATCCAAAGAGTCTTTCCCATATCTCCAACTTGGGGAGTATAGAACGTTTCAGGTTAAGGGTAAGCATGGAGGGATTCGATGCAATGATCTCGATTGTGTCAGACTTCGAGAAACCCATATCCACAAAAGATCGTAACTTTGGGGCCAGATTATTCTTCACATCGTAGACAATGAAATCAGGGAAGAGAATGACGATCTTCTTGATATGGGAATCCTCGAAGCCCTGGGATCTCAAGAAGTTGAGAACAACGTCGGCTTTCTGGGTGGATTTGACGCGGGATAGTTTGGAGACCTTGGATGCCTCGGCGGCGGAGAAGCCCCACGAGCGGACTAGGTATTCGGCCATGGAAAGTGGTTTGGAGGACGGACCATCCGCCGCGGCGGCAGCATCCGGGAAAatcgaggaagagaagaaaaatgtGTGGCAGCCGGATCGCAAGGAGGCCAAGACGCCGCTGCGGCGTATGATCGAGGGCCGCATAGCGGCGACGCTTGTAGTGAGGTCCCTGGCCGCTGCGGCTGTGTCGGAATACACCTATTTAGATATCTAAAAtcttaaaaccctaaaccctctagatatatatatatatatatatatatatatatatatatatatatatatatatatatagaaaaatattttatttttgtttatatgaATCTGTTTTTATATGTAGTAAAAAGTTAATTAATATTAGATGAGTTTCACATGTGCATCtaaatttgttttcgatttttttaaaagaaattatactTAATACTGTAATTAGGGATGTAATCGAATCGAGTCGAGTCGAGTCGAATTTTTGAATGTTTAAATTTAGCTCGTTTATAATCAAATCgagtttgaaatttatttaatgaatatattcatgactaatgaatttatttgaaattttatCGCACCTCAATAGTGGTGTAATTGAGCTGAGCCGAGCTAAACTCTTGAAtgttgagtttgactcgtttataatcgagtcgagcttgagttttatttaacgaatatattcatatctcacgagtttattcgaacttttatcgaatctaaacgagtttaataaaaataaattataaatttaaatattcattaaaaattaaataatatatttagagaaaattataatattcttcttaaaatttataatttgattctaataaataaatttaatatatttatctatatttttcataaatagtaatataaaatctataaaatcaatattaaaattattattttttatttaaaaattgattcataaGCTTACTAATGAACATATTCACGAATTAATGGCGCTGGTGGCGAGTATCTTTACCATCAATATTTATAAATTAATGAGTCGAGTATTATGAAActtgagcttgatttatttatttaattaacgagtctcattaaatAAGCTCAAACTAATTTTTATCAAATCAAGTTTCGAATAATTTCGAATAATTTCTGACTTAGTTTATCTACTGACTTTGCACATCCTCCTCCGTTCGATTTTCACATCTCTGTCCTCCAGTTTCTCGATTCGTCCTCAAATACACATCTAACCTTTGAAACAAAAATTCTTCATAAAATTCTCCTTTTTAATGGATTTTTTTTTGGAACTTTTATAAGCTCGTTATTTGTCTCATGTGTCATTAtggatttttaaatattatttatacTAATAGTTTTCTAACTAGATTTTagagtgatccggcggtaagaacagggaccccctcTGAGAaaagtcaacgtcacgtggaagtcaaagggccaaacggccgaccggagaaggggagatCGGTCGGTCGAACGGGGTCCCCtcggagtcaaaggcacccggcgaggagTCAGGATTGTACGGCCGAGCAGGTGGcccactcggccgaaggcataagatAGCAATgctgcgaacagtctccacagagcacactaccgggaatatcctaagtggaccagcacgTGTGATCGGCCGGACGGaaggggactgccgaccggccggacggaaggggactgccgaccggccggacactcggcatggagtaagaagagaacaggaccaggaaacatcctctgacagtggATATGGCCCACGAGCGAACCATACGTAGGATCTCATGtcagggttccgctgtcccatcagagacgtacTCGGACTGTAGCTgtaaggggtcaggtaagcttttctgacaagcccatattgaggtatgggctgaggacacgtattcacctcgatatgtgtgcgtgagcccctttccagctctatataagaggccTCACAcatcaccggaggtacgcattctacgatattcggagccacttctttgttgtccacttgcctgacttgagcgtcggaggatcgtcgccgggaaccccttcccggcccgatttccttacaggttcgccggaggtccgtacgatcggtcggggatctacgtcagcaacgcggaaagcgccacgtgcccagcgcccgttgattcagcgattcggacaggatcaatttggcgccgtctgtgggaacgctcctgcattcgatcggaagcaatggacgaagctggacgaccgcacacggtgatgctctccatgaAGGAGCTCGActctctaatcaaggcaagagcagctaagctcgtggagcaatagagagagaatgcgcaagccgagcgactgaagcaacaaacaacgtcagcatcaggtggtcgagcggaagtaatgatccccgagcggacgcctcccccgagacaatgatccaaccggcattcaagggggagcaccgccgagcggatgaagatggattgggacttggattaaccatgaagcgcaaattatctccagcctttccggggcagggtgaaaggtgcaccaatataatgtgtgctgtatattttccgtttggctgtatatttgaaatgcaggaagcaaaatgttaaacgcaattggcattatctgtcgagcggcctatctccatgatgtataagatccgaggcactgactcaatgtcgaagaccccgggccgatcggccgggcgtaaaaattatccgagccaagtcatCGAAGACGAAGACCCCTCGCCGCTCGGTAGGGCGTATGTCATCAGTGTTAaatttagccttaaaggccgtcgagctccgacgttaaaaatcgagagacgagccggcgtctataaaccctccgagcggaagaccgtcgagctccgacgttaaaaatcgagagacgagccggcgtctataaaccctccgagtggaagaccgtcgagctccgacgttaaaaatcgagagacgagccggcgtctataaaccctccgagcggaagaccgtcgagctccgacgttaaaaatcgagagacgagccggcgtctataaatcttccgagcggaagaccgtcgagctccgacgttaaaaatcgagagacgagccggcgtctataaatcatccgagcggaagaccgtcgagctccgacgttaaaaatcgagagacgagccggcatctataaatcatccgagcggaagaccgtcgagctccgacgttaaaaatcgagagacgagccggcgtctataaatcatccgagcggaagaccgtcgagctccgacgttaaaaatcgagagacgagccggcgtctataaatcatccgagcggaagaccgtcgagctccgacgttaaaaatcaagagacgagccggcgtctataatgttggttgctactcggaaagcctagaggttccactgtacaaaaattttgtacaaaggtctgaaccttttcctagctaccatgtgttcttttaaattaaattttggatcgcctgcgaaacttaacacgtttgatccaaaacttaatctatttgttcttttaggttttgacttggatctcctgcggaacttaacacgttcgacccaaatcaccttaagttattaattccattaaatattaatttccataatcggttcccagtactgacgtggcgaggcacatgaccttcttggatatgggagcaaccaccaccgactagacaaaaccttttataaaagctaatatttaatttcctaaaataactttaggttaaccgaaaagaacaatcaaatcacaaggaaaagaaaaaataaaagaacacaacatcgaaaaacatattcgaaatactagaacgtaagcctcttgtatttggtattatttccaaaaataactagtatgatgcggaaagaaaaattactagttataccttttagaaagacctcttgatcttctaccatattcctcttctaacctcggacgttgtgtgggcaacgatcttccgagatgagaaaccaccaactaccttcttctcctcctagctaggttcggccacaaaaagcttaaccaaggatga
This genomic stretch from Zingiber officinale cultivar Zhangliang chromosome 7A, Zo_v1.1, whole genome shotgun sequence harbors:
- the LOC121999174 gene encoding transcription termination factor MTERF9, chloroplastic-like translates to MRPSIIRRSGVLASLRSGCHTFFFSSSIFPDAAAAADGPSSKPLSMAEYLVRSWGFSAAEASKVSKLSRVKSTQKADVVLNFLRSQGFEDSHIKKIVILFPDFIVYDVKNNLAPKLRSFVDMGFSKSDTIEIIASNPSMLTLNLKRSILPKLEIWERLFGSRELLVKIVKKNRWCLWYSLEKRILPNLKFLREECGISEDRVSRAARYHPGFVGQKPEALHVLVDRADEMGMPRLSPMYLWALYILQTVSKEKVEAKRNLLMSLGWSETDFSEAFRKSPSFLSLSVDDLRKKMHFYVKEVGYTPLLMAKSPSLLGYSLKKRAIPRFRVVEMLKLKRLWTVKCKFTSLLTFSDKKFVEKFVIPYKEKVPEVVKILGGQE